A single region of the Acidobacteriota bacterium genome encodes:
- a CDS encoding glycosyltransferase family 2 protein, which produces MYKDHRIAIVIPAYNEAHYIGQVIRSLPDFVDHIIVVDDASKDDTYEAAKAIADQRLMVLQSSENQGVGGATITGYRKAVELQCAIIVKMDGDGQMPPEYLPILLDPLIEQNYDYAKGNRFLFAESLTFMPKHRLLGNVALTFLTKLASGYWQVFDPQNGYTAIKAEALRTINLDAVHQRFFFENDMLVHLNFFRKRVIDVAIPAHYGEEVSDLNPFKIGLTFPFLLIRRFFYRVYQKYVLRDFSPIALFLFLGLLLFAWGTVFGLYLWVETMLTNRLTPTGTIMLALLPLILGFQLLLQAIVLDINETPK; this is translated from the coding sequence ATGTATAAAGACCATCGTATTGCCATCGTCATCCCCGCCTATAACGAAGCGCATTATATTGGTCAGGTCATCCGCAGCCTGCCGGATTTTGTTGACCATATCATCGTCGTTGATGACGCCAGCAAGGATGACACTTATGAAGCCGCAAAGGCTATCGCAGATCAACGCTTGATGGTTTTGCAATCGTCAGAGAATCAAGGCGTCGGCGGCGCGACCATCACCGGCTATCGCAAAGCGGTTGAGCTTCAATGCGCCATCATCGTTAAGATGGACGGCGATGGACAGATGCCACCTGAGTATCTGCCTATCTTACTCGATCCGCTAATCGAACAGAATTACGATTACGCCAAAGGCAATCGCTTCCTGTTTGCCGAGTCTTTGACCTTTATGCCGAAACACAGGCTTTTAGGTAATGTGGCGCTCACGTTTTTAACCAAACTGGCTTCCGGTTACTGGCAGGTATTCGACCCGCAAAACGGCTATACGGCGATTAAAGCGGAAGCCCTGCGAACGATAAACCTTGATGCGGTTCATCAACGCTTCTTCTTTGAAAATGATATGTTGGTTCACCTGAACTTTTTCAGGAAACGGGTCATCGACGTTGCCATCCCGGCGCACTATGGCGAAGAGGTATCCGACCTCAACCCATTCAAGATAGGTTTGACGTTTCCCTTTCTGTTAATCAGGCGGTTTTTCTATCGGGTGTATCAAAAATATGTTTTAAGAGATTTTTCGCCGATTGCGCTCTTTTTATTCCTGGGGCTGTTGCTATTTGCCTGGGGCACGGTTTTCGGATTGTATTTGTGGGTTGAAACCATGCTAACCAATCGTTTGACGCCTACCGGAACGATTATGTTGGCGTTGTTGCCATTGATTCTCGGTTTCCAACTGCTTTTGCAAGCCATCGTTCTGGATATCAATGAAACCCCCAAATAA
- a CDS encoding bifunctional glycosyltransferase/class I SAM-dependent methyltransferase yields the protein MQSKPKRIGIFVIAYNAVNKLDWTLDRIPKEVWNKVEEVFLFDDCSTDNTYYAAIGYKQARQLDKLTVHRNAQNLRYGGNQKAGYQYAIARGLDIVVMLHADGQYAPEVLNNLLEPLETDDADMVFGSRMAAGGDPLAGGMPLYKFVGNKILTFFENRIVGMNLSEFHSGYRLYSCEALKRIPFMLNSNEWHFDTDILIQFKEAGLRIAERPIPTYYGDEICYVNGMGYAFNCIKSALKYRFHKAGMLHEPKYDIAKDRYVYKSVDPYSSHAQIIKWVEQTRPAEVLEIGTATGYLSAEMTKLGCRVTGIEQDAQMAELAAEHCDNLLVGDVETMDFSDLESYDAIIFGDVLEHLRDPRAVLEKLSGKLKPGGKILMSLPNIANIWVRLNLLFGHFNYRSVGILNESHLRFFTWKTAKQLVADSGLDIVTTSVTPIPLPILLPVTSKGRGFSFLHLLNWGVTKLRKTLFGYQFILICQPKS from the coding sequence ATGCAGTCCAAACCCAAGCGTATCGGAATTTTTGTTATCGCTTATAATGCGGTCAACAAACTTGACTGGACGCTGGATCGAATCCCCAAAGAGGTGTGGAATAAAGTCGAAGAGGTCTTTCTATTCGACGATTGCTCTACCGATAACACCTATTACGCGGCGATTGGCTACAAGCAAGCCAGACAACTCGATAAACTCACCGTCCACCGCAACGCGCAAAACCTGCGTTACGGCGGCAATCAAAAAGCCGGATATCAATATGCCATTGCGCGCGGTCTGGACATCGTCGTGATGCTGCACGCCGATGGACAATACGCGCCGGAAGTTTTAAATAATTTGCTCGAACCGCTGGAAACCGATGATGCCGATATGGTTTTCGGTTCGCGCATGGCAGCCGGTGGCGACCCGCTTGCCGGTGGCATGCCGCTTTATAAATTTGTCGGCAATAAAATTTTGACCTTTTTTGAAAATCGCATCGTCGGCATGAATTTATCGGAATTTCATTCCGGTTACCGGCTCTACAGTTGCGAGGCGCTCAAGCGCATTCCCTTCATGCTCAATTCCAACGAATGGCATTTTGATACTGACATTTTGATTCAGTTCAAAGAAGCCGGTTTGCGTATCGCCGAACGCCCCATCCCGACTTACTACGGCGATGAAATCTGTTACGTCAATGGCATGGGCTATGCGTTCAACTGTATCAAATCGGCGCTCAAATATCGCTTTCACAAAGCCGGAATGCTGCACGAGCCGAAATACGATATTGCCAAAGACCGCTACGTTTATAAAAGCGTTGACCCTTATAGCAGCCACGCGCAAATCATCAAATGGGTCGAGCAGACGCGCCCGGCTGAAGTTTTAGAGATTGGCACGGCGACCGGTTATCTGAGCGCCGAGATGACCAAGCTCGGCTGCCGGGTCACAGGCATCGAGCAGGATGCGCAGATGGCAGAACTTGCCGCCGAGCATTGCGACAACCTGCTGGTTGGGGATGTTGAGACGATGGATTTCAGCGACCTCGAAAGTTATGATGCCATCATTTTCGGCGACGTGTTGGAACATTTGCGCGACCCGCGCGCGGTGCTCGAAAAATTGAGCGGCAAGCTCAAACCGGGCGGCAAAATTTTAATGTCTCTACCCAACATCGCGAACATCTGGGTCAGGCTGAACCTGCTTTTCGGGCACTTCAATTATCGTTCGGTTGGCATTCTCAATGAATCGCACCTGCGATTTTTCACCTGGAAAACCGCCAAACAACTGGTTGCCGATTCGGGATTGGATATTGTCACGACCAGTGTGACCCCGATTCCGCTTCCCATTCTGTTACCGGTTACCAGCAAAGGAAGGGGTTTCAGTTTTCTTCACCTGCTGAACTGGGGCGTCACCAAACTCCGAAAGACACTTTTCGGGTATCAATTTATTCTCATTTGTCAGCCGAAGTCCTGA